DNA from Leptospira harrisiae:
CTTACCGATTGTTTTGCGAAAATTCGGAATGGGGAAGTGTTTCTAGAAAACTTTCAAATTCCTCCCTACAAAAATGGAGGTTATGCGAACCATCCTGAAATTAGGCCTCGCAAACTCCTTTTAAAAGCAAAAGAAATCGAAAAAATTGATCGTTCCATCAAAGAGAAGGGTTTGGTTCTTGTGGCCACTCGCTGTTTCTTTAAAAACAACCGTTTGGTGAAGATTGATGTCGCTTTAGCCAAACCAAAAAAACTTTACGACAAACGTGAAGACATCCAAAAAAAGGAAGCCAAAATCGATATGGAAAGAGCCATGAAGGAACACCTACGCAAATGAAAGGACTTCCAGTGGTCACCATTGTTGGTAGACAAAATGTGGGTAAGTCCACACTATTCAACGCCATCCTCCGCGCACAAAGTGCTATCACAGAAAATACAGCTGGTGTGACAAGAGATGTGTTACAAAAGACTGTCGAAAGATCAGAATTTAAAATTCCTTTCACTTTGTCAGACACTCCTGGTCTTGATATTGAAAATATCGATGAAATCTCTAAGGAAATCATTGAGATTGCCTTTGAACATTTACGAAATTCGGATTTGATCCTTCATGTAATCGATCATAAAGATTTACGTAAGTATGATCACAGACTGATCGAACTATTTAAAAAAGATGAAATCTTAAAAGATAAGATGGTTTTAACTCTTATCAACAAAGTGGATACCGAACAAGACGAATATGATTTGGAACCATTTTACAAACTAGGGTTAAACGAACTCCTTCCTATCTCTGCCCTTGGGCGAAGGAATTTTGACCTTCTTTATCAAAAGATTAATTTTTTTCTTCCAGACAAAATCAAAATGCCGGAAGATCCGTATTGCAAAATTGCTATCATTGGAAAACCTAACTCCGGTAAGTCGTCGCTTCTGAATACCTTTCTCGGATACAAACGTGCGGTTGTGAGCGATGTGCCTGGAACCACAAGAGATTCTGTTTCCGATCAGTTCTATTTCCAAAACCAAAAATTGGAAATCATTGATACGGCCGGGATTCGCAGAAAATCCAAAACTGGGGAAAGTTTAGAGTTTTATTCTTACAAACGAACGCTCCATAGTTTGGGAGAAGCCGATGTGGTGGTCCTTCTTGTAGATGCTATGAAAGGTCTTGGCGAATTTGATAAAAAGATATTTGGAGAAATCCAGGAGCTTGGAAAACCAATGATTGTGGCTGTAAACAAATGGGATCTCGTTCCAGAAAAAGAATCCAATTCTTGGAAACACTACAAAGACCGAATGGAAGCAAAACTTTCGATTTTAAAGGAACGTCCCCTCATCTCCCTTTCTGCCAAAGAAAAGGTGCGCACACACAAACTCCTGGAGTCGGTTGTGGCTCTTTATGAAAAGTCCCAGAAAAAGCTCACCACCCGTGCCTTAAATGACTGGTTAAGCAAATGGGGGGGCAAAAATAAGGTGCAGAAGGCATCCAATCGACCTCCGAAGGTGTATTATGCCACGCAAGTGTCCCAGATTCCTTTTAAAATTTTATTCTTCGTCAATGATACGAAACTCTTTCCGTCAAATATTTTAAGCTTTTACCGAAAGAGTATAGTAGCGGAGTTCGGACTGGATGGCCTAGCGGTTGAGATCGAACTTCGGAACAGAAACGAGGGTAAGGAGGGCAAGGAATGATTCTTGCTGCAATCCTATTGAGTTACCTTTTAGGTGGCATTCCGGTCGGGTATCTTCTGGCCAAACAAGTGCGGGGGATTGACATCCGCGAACACGGCAGCCGTAACATCGGTGCCACCAATGTGGGTCGTGTGATCGGTTGGAAGTATGGAATCATTGCTCTCTTTTTAGATGCGTTGAAAGGTGCGATTCCGGTCGTTGCCGCCTCCTATATTGAATCTCCTTATTCCTTAACCACAACAGAAATTTTACTTGGATCCGTTGCCATTCTCGGGCATACATTTACACCTTTCCTTCATTTCAAAGGAGGAAAAGGAGTGGCCACAGCTCTCGGTGTGTATATGACTTTAGTTCCGATTGTAACAGTTTGTGCGGTTGTGATTTTCTTTATTGTGTATAAAATTTCTGGATTTGTTTCCCTTGGTTCCATTTTGGCAACCTTATCCATGCCCATCTGGTATTTTGGAACTACAAAGTACATTCCGGACTCAGAATACCATCCCGTCATCTTTTTTGTGTTAGTTGCTACTTTTTTCCTCATTTCCTATTCGCATAGAGAAAACATCAAACGTTTGGTGTTAGGTAAAGAACTGCGAGCTACACAAAATGCAAACTGAACGCGAATCCATACTCACAAATAAAGAAAAACTTTTTCTTCTTACCAAATTTGTAGAAGACCATCCGGAAGCAGAAATCCAGGACTTTTACAAATGGTTGTATTATGGGGAATTTGGAATGGAAGAATCTACTTTGATTATGACAGGTCGGCAATCCATTCCAGAACTACATATTGTTCTCAGTGAAATCAAAAAAGAAGAATCTGAAAATATAGAATCTGAACTCATTTGGGAACCAATGGGACTTGCCGCAAGGTTTGTCAAAGTGTATGCAACCAAATACTACCATATGGATTGTCCGGTGAAACGACTTGTCAATTTATTGGAAAGGTCTCCCGCCTTTCGGGGGGCAAGGATGAGTTTTAAATTGGATTGGAACTTACTCAAAGAAACTGTTTTAGAGTTAAGACCAGAACTGAGTCGTCGAGATTTTATTAATTTTGAGGAAAGGATCAACTTCCACCAATTGCCCGCTCTTCCCTATACAGATGGCTATGCGGAAAAAAATCCTTTTGCTTACCGAGTGGTGTCGCAAAAATTATTTTTTGATTATTTTCCTGAGTTTGAAGACAATTCTGTGTTTCATCCTTTTTCAGGAAATGAATCCATCATTGGATAAAGACTTCGTTTTAAATACCTAATTTCTTTTTTGATGGATTGGATCATGAGTTGGTTCTTTCTTACAAGTTCCAAGTCTTTATGGCGTAAAATATAAATCTCTGTTTTACGCACCATCCTTCGTAAATACGATTGTTCCCGCATCCAAATCCAAATGTCGGATTCTTGGAAAGACTGGATTTGCGTATTCTCTTCAAATTTCTTAAGTCCTTCTTCCATAAACTCCAAATCTTTTTGGATTCTATTGTATAGGTTTTCTGATCCTTGGGGATTTAAGTAGGAAGGAATTTCTTTGTGATTTTTTGTTTTTCCCTGGTTTGTTTTAGAGCGAGAAGTATCATTCGATTGCGAATTTTCAAATCCATTTTTGTTTTTGGAATTTATCTTCCAAATGGGAAGTTCCTTCCAAGGGTAATTGTGGTTTGGAATTTCATTCAAATTTTCTTTTGCTTTTTCTGGACTGAGAGACTTGATTCCGGTAATTTCTGCGCCGTCTTCATTTACATTAAATAGTTTCATCTCGGTCACAGTGGTTGCTGACTCTTCAAACCAGTGTCTATACAAATCCAAAACATAATCGGTAAGAACGGATCCTTCGTTACCAGCCCTTGGTACAAACCTGGTTTCTCTTTTGCGAATGATGACTTCGTTGATTCGTTCTAAACTATTCTTCCGGTTGATTAGGGTGAGCCATTTTTCATTGTGATGGGTTCCCGTGGAATGGATTTCCCTTCCCGAATACGCCAAGTCTTGGCCAAGAAAATAAACAGAGGTAAAACCCATATACCTAAGCATATCAAAGGCTGTGGTTGCCACTGATCCCCCCGATTGGATATCTCCTACTTCATGAAATACCTGTTCGGCGAGTTCTCCTCCTGCTGTGACTTCCCTGACAAGTGAACCTTCCGCATCTACTTGGTATTTTGCTGTGACAGAATGCACCACTGATTGAAACATCGGTTCCCTAAGGAGTGTGGGAGAACTTACCAAATCTGCAAAAAGAGGAATCTGAGTCAGAGACTCTCCCATAAAATGAAAAAAGGAATTGGTTTGGGCATCCAGTGTGACAACACCATCCGCTTCAATCCCCGCTTTGATCAGGACTTTTAGCGAAGTATCGCATGACAAAACAAAAACTTTGTCTCTTACTGACTGTAGCCAAGAAAGATTTTTTCTTAGGCTTGGACCCGCTGACACGAGTACGGCGGTTAGTCCTTTGAATTTTTCCCTTAAAGAAGAGATGGGATAACGAATAGGTGTTTCTTTTCCTACATGGACTAAATTCCAAATGGAGTTTTTAATCCATAACCTTTCAAATTCAAACTTGGTGAGTAGGTCACTCATCTTTGCTGAAAATACAGTTTGGGTTTTTTCTTCTAATTCACGAAAGACCAAGTTTCGATTTGTGTCGGTTGGGTTACGAATGACTTTTAGTCCACTCACTCGTTCAATCGGTAGGGACTCTAGATAGTTAAAAAATAAGGGAAAAAATGCATCTCCAGAAAACAAATGCCTACCGGGTATCTTTAAAACCGGGATTAAAATTTTGTCCCAGATAACAGGGATTAGTGTTTCATCATCTCCAATTAGAATGAAAATCTGGCCTGGTGCCAAAGTTTCACTGATCTTTTGGATGAGGTGGGGATTTCCAAGTCCAAACAAAATGACAATATCCGTTGAACGTAAGGAGTAAGTATCTAAAAGTCGAATGGCTTGTGTTAGGGGAGAGAAGGAAGAAGAGAGTGGTTCCCCGTTTAATGAGACATAATATTCCCCTGGTTTCTTCGCAGAACCCAATTCCCAATGGAGATCGGATGCGAAGTTCCTGAAATAATTTTGTAAGTACGGCTTTCTTTCAAAAATTTCACTGGAAATGGGATCGATAATTTGGGACATAATACTATCTAAGGTTTTTTCTTATGTCTCCCAAGTGGTGTCAACCGGGAAACAGGGAAATCGAACGGCGAAACATATATGCATTTAAAGAGCCTAAGTATTGTTGGATTCAAAACGTTTGCGGATGAAACAGAGATCAATTTTGATCCCGGGTTTACTGCTGTCGTCGGACCGAATGGTTCGGGGAAATCAAATATCGTCGATTCAGTCAAATGGGTCTTTGGAGAAAAAAGCGCCAAGGGACTTCGAGGCGAAAAGATGGATGATGTCATCTTCCACGGAACAGAGAGTAGGCGAGCTGCCGGTTTTGCCGAAGTTTCTATTCTTTTTGATAACGATGACCATTTTTTCAACATAGATTATCCATCGGTAAAAATCACTCGTCGTTTGTATCCTGATGGAGAAAACGAATATTATCTCAATGATATCAGAACTACAAGAAAGGATATCGAAAAAACACTCCTCGATACAGGAATTGGTAAATCCAGTTATAGCATTTTAGAACAAGGACGAGTGGATCAAATTCTCAATTCCAAACCGGAAGAAAGAAGGGCCATCTTTGAAGAAGCAGCGGGAGTTTCGCGGTTCAAACTGGATCGGAAAGAAGCTACAAAGAAGTTGGATGATACCAACCAAAACCTTCTTCGTATCCAAGACATTATGAACTCTATGGTGAAAGACCTAGAAGTCAAAGAAAAACAATCAGAAAAGGCAGAACAGTATTTCAAACTCAAATCTGATTTGGATGAGTCCGACAAAAACCTAAGGTTTTTAAAGTTACGAGACTTCAAACGTCGGATGAAAAAGTCAGATGAAGATCTGCTTGAGATCCGCGAAAAAAATAAATCAATTTTATCTCTCATCCAAAACGAAACCAATTTGATTTCTGAAAAAGAAACCACGAAAGAGGCCAAAGAAAGAGAGATTGCAGAAATTGATAAAAAGTTATTTGATCATCTTTCCAAAAGCCAAATCCAAAAAGAAAAAATAGCTAAAAACAAAACCTTTATCTTGGAGTATGAACTTCGGATTGGGGAAATCCTTTCAGCTTTAGAAACGGAAAACCAGGCCACAATCAGACTCGAAGTGGAAAAACGTGCGATAGAACTGGAAAACGAACGCCAAAGAGAAATCCAATCCACTCTGCAAGAAGAGATCCAAAGTTTGGAATCAAAACGAGTATCCTTAGAGCTTTCCATCAAAGAAGAAGAAAAGTCCATTGAAGAAAAGGAAGGTAGGATTGGCGAAAATGAAAAACGCCATATCATCCTTCGGGAAAAACAAAAAACAGTCATACTCGAACTAATCCAAGAGTTAGAAAACAAAAAAAGGGAATCAAGAGAAGGGGAAGAAATTCGTAATGCTGACAAAGCAGACCTTCTTTCTGATTTAAATTTGTATCAAAACAAATTAGAATCTGCCCTTAAAAATTTAGAATCATCAATGGTAAATGACGGAATTTCCAACCTAAAAGAAATTCAACTCAGTCGTTACTCAGAAAAACTCACATCCTTTTTGAAAAGAGAAGATGATTTTAGAAATTTACTTTTTGATAAAGACGGAATCCTATCTAAAAAAGAATCCATAGACCAAGAAATCGAAGACCTAATTTTAGAAAACGAAAACCTAACACGGGGAATTCGAGACAACCAAAGTAATATCATTTTGCATAGAAGCCATTGGGAAGAAACAAGAACTCATATTGTGGAACTCGAGAAAAAACTTCTGGAATCCAATTCTCGTTTGGAAAACCAACAAAAGGAAATTGCAGTCCTAGATGAAAGGATTGGTGAAATTGAAAAACGAATTTTAGGGGCAAAAGAACAAGAGTCTGTCATTCGTGAGAAAAAAGATAGTTTGGAAAAGGAAGTTGAGGTTCTAGAAAAAGAAATCGAAGAATCTTACCAAGAATTTCTTTCCATGAGTCGAATTTTGGAATCTGAAAAAGAAACCCTGCAGTCACTTGTGGAAGAAATTTCCGGAATTAAATCCAATATCACAAAAAACCAAGAAGTATTTCAAAACCTTCTCCCTTTACTTTCAGAAAAAGAAAGAACTAGTTCCGCACTCAAAGTTCAAATTGATTCTCTTGTGGAAGAGTTGTACAATGATTACTCTCTTACCGATTCTGAATTGGAAACAGAACGTGGGGGACTGGAACTTGACCAAAAGGCTGAAGAAAGAAGATTACGTTCTGCTAAATCCGAAATCCAACTTCTTGGTTCCATCAATCCACTGGCGATTGAAGAATATCGAAATATCAAAGAAATCTACGAACACAACCTAAAACAAAAGGTTGATATCGAAAGTTCCAAAAAAGACATCGAAGAAGTTTTGAAACGAATCAACGAAGAGTCCGAAAAACTTTTCCAAGAAACGTTTGAAAAAATCAAACAGAACTTCCAAGAAACTTTCTCAACACTTTTTAATGGGGGAAGGGCCACACTGGAACTTACGGAAAAAGAAGATTCTCTCAATTCCGGAGTGGAGATCATGGCAGAACCTCCCGGAAAACATGTGCAGAACTTACGATTGTTATCTGGGGGAGAGAAGTCTCTTACCGCAATTGCGCTTCTATTTGCTATCTACATGGTCAAACCAAGTCCATTCTGTTTCTTAGATGAGATTGATGCGGCTCTGGATGAAGCAAATAAACTTAGATTTTGCCAGATTCTTGACCGGTTCAAAGACAAAACACAATTCATTGTAGTTTCGCATGCCCAGTCCACGATCTCAAGGGCCAATGCCATCTTTGGAGTCACAAACGAAGAACCAGGAATCTCTAAGATCCTTTCTCTTCGATTGGATGAAGCCAAATCACTCTCCAAACAAATCACACAAAAAACCGGAACTGACAACTAAGTCGGCGCCGGTCCCTGTTGTACGTTAAAAAACTAAGGCTACATTTGGTAGTCTTAGTTTTTTGTTATTATGCTAGAGGTCTTTTGTTATTTGTTGGCTTGCATTTCTTTCATGATGCAAGAAGAGAAAGCTTTGCAAGAATCACCACCAGTGAGACAGCCCGCAATTTTGTTATAGTATTTGGGACGGTTGCAATTGAATTCGCAGCCACGTTTGAGTGTTGATTTTTGCTCTTCAGAAGCGTTGGGATTCACTTGCACTGTACAGCTATAAAACTTATCGCAGGCCTCTTTACATTTAGGAAAGTCAGCTGCTTGGATGGAACCAGTAAATAATACCAGAACCAGAATTGAAAACAAACGGTTTGTTTTTTTCATACCTTGTCCTCTCGATCTTTGGTAGCGAAGACGGGAGTCGAACCCGTGACCTCAGGGTTATGAATCCTGTGCTCTAACCATCTGAGCTACCTCGCCCTATCACCTTAGATCGTTTGGTTGAACTAAATCTTTAGTTCTTTTGTCATTTTTTGAAGAGATTAAGAATGGTAAACAAAAAAAAGCCCCGGGGTTACCGGGGCCTTTTCTCTTAACAAGAGTAAGTAGTGAGGAATTCGTATGGGTGAGGGCGACCTTCCCATGGCCAAATTTCTGTTTCAAACTTGTAGTGTTGGTATGTTTGTAGAAAGTTTTCTGTAAACACATCACCTTGTTTAAAAATTTCTCTTTGAGCAAGCATCTCTTCCATTGCTTCACGAAGTGTGTGAGGCATTTGGCGGATTCCTTTTTCACGGATTTCATCCAATGAAAGTTCAAAAAGATCTTCTTCACGTGCAGGACCTGGATCGATTTTTTCAGCGACACCGGCCATACCAGCCATAAGAAGTGACGCGAACGCCAAATATGGGTTAGCTGTTGAGTCTGGGAATCGGAATTCTACACGTTTTGCTTTTTCACCGCTCACAAAAGGAATACGGCAAGAAGCAGAACGGTTCTGAGCAGAGTATGCTAAGATAGACGGAGCTTCGAATCCAGGAATGAGTCGTTTGTAAGAGTTAGTGGATGCGTTAGTGAACGCAGCACAAGCTCTTGCGTATTTCAAAACTCCACCAACGTAGTTGAATGCGAAGTCAGAAAGACCTTGGTATTTGTCTCCAGCAAAAAGGTTTTTTCCACCTTTCCAAAGAGAGATATGAACGTGCATACCGTTACCATTATCGCCAAAAAGTGGTTTTGGCATAAAAGTAGCAGTTTTTCCGTGTTTATGAGCCACCATCTTCACGATGTATTTTAGCTTTTGAACGTTGTCAGCCGCTTCAATCAAAGTTCCAAACTTAACACCAATTTCCCCTTGTGCTTGTGCCACTTCGTGATGAACCACAAATGTTTCCATTCCGATGGCTTCTAGAGTTTTTACAAATTCAGCACGGAGGTCAACTTGAGAGTCAATCGGAGCTACTGGAAAGTATCCACCTTTAGTTCCAGGACGATGTCCGGAGTTGAAGTTGATTTTTCCTGTATTGTTTGTTCCTGGAATTTCAGAGTGAGTGTTCCAGATTCCTTCGTTAGAATCTAATTCATAGTATTGGCAGTTGATTTCATCACGAACTCTTAAGCTGTCAAAAACGAAGAATTCATTTTCTGGACCGAAGTAAGCAGTGTCAGCAATTCCGGATTTGTTCATGAACTCTAATGCTTTTTTCGCAATGGAACGAGGGCATTTTTCATAGTATTGTTTTTTGTAGATGTCCCATACATCGCAAAACATAACGAGTGTTTTGTCAGCAGTGAACGGATCTAAAAAAGCCGTAGAAATTTCTGGGTGTAGCTGCATGTCAGAAGCATTGATTGGCTGCCAACGAGCAATGGAAGATCCATCAAAAGGAATTCCTTTGAATGTTTCTTCATCAACTGAATTCACATAATAAGAAACGTGATGCCACATTCCTTTGATATCCGTGAAGCGGAAGTCGTAGAAAATGACTCCATTTTTTTTGGCATACTCAACCACTTCCTTTCCGGAAGTAAATTTTGGGGTTGCGAACTGCATTTGATTCTCCTTCTTTCAGAGGTCGGTCTGATTGTTGTAATCTGATGTCCATCAAGATGCAAGATTTATACCAAGGCATTTCGACCTAAATATAAGGGTTTCGTGGAGTTTCTAAGCAATGTGAGTTAAAAGTCATGCCCAGTTTCTAAACGAATTGCATATAATGGAAACCTTACGCTTAAATTTGTAGCAAAATTGCCTCATTTAAGCTTCCGCCATTTCGAAATACTATCTCCAAACGGGGGAATTTGGTCAACGGAATCGGCTAATTTTCGAAGAGAATTCAGAAAATTTTCAGATTCCCAACAAGTTATGTTTTTTTTGTGGCAGTGACTGAAGATTCATAAAGGCTAGAATCTAGATGAGTTCTCGAAAACCGGATTATGGCCGTTACCAACATTTAGAGAGCTTCATCCACCTTTCCAAAGACGCCATCTGGTGTTACGAGTTGGACATCCCCATGCCAATTTCCCTCTCCTTAGAAGAACAGATGGAATATGTATGGAACCATAGCGTGATCCGGGAATGTAATTTGGCCATGGCGAAGTTTTATGGATACCATTCTGTCCATGAGATTGTGGGAAAGTATCTCAAGGACCTTGTGACACTAAAGAGTGTTTTTTTACTTCGAAAATTCATTGAAAACACTTACCAATTAGAAAATTACGAATACATAGTTGAATTGTCGGATGGCAACCAAAGAGTTTTTTTAATGAATTCACATGGGCAAGTGGAAGATGGACACCTCTTGCGAATTTGGGGCCAACAAATTGAAATTTCTTCCATTCGTGAGTCCGAAGTCAAACTTTCTGGACTGTTACGATTTTCCCAAATCGTGACAGAAGTTTCCAAAACCTTTGTCCATACCAAAGCTGAATTTGTATCGGATGCCATTCAGTTTGCTTTGGAAGAACTTGGAAAATACTCCCGAGCCGATCGGGTTTTTGCAGCCGAAATTTCATCAGACAAACAATTTTTATCAGTAACCCACGAATGGGTATTAGATGGCATCCCTTCTTTATTTTCGGTAGGTACAAAACTTCCCATTGCCAAAATGAATCCAGAAAGATTGGGGATTCTCGCTTCGGATGGAGTGATTCATATTGCTGATACTCAATTGATGGTAGATGAACCTTGGCATTTGGATTTGTTTAAACGTGCTGAGGTTCGATCTATCCTTGTCGTGGGATTACGAGATGAGGGGAGTGTGATCGGGATTCTCGGTATTACAACTTACGAACAAATTGGGAACTGGTCGGAAGAAACAAAACAATTGTTAGGTTTGGTCGCAGGTTTTATTTCGCAAGGTTTAGTTCGTGCTAAAAATGAAATCAAACTGATGAAAAAGGAAAAAATCTTACAAAGATTTTATTCCGATGTAAAAGAAGATTTGGCCCTTGCCAAATTAACCCAAGAAGCGTGGGTTGCCAAAGATTTTGGCGAAATTCAAAATGTAAAAATCCAATCTCGTTTTTTACCATACGATGAAATTGGTGGTGACCTGATTTTGTATGAAAGACTTAGCGAAGAATGTATCGATATTTTCTTCGGTGATATTTCTGGTCATGGAATCTCTTCTGCTTTGGTTTCAGGGATAGCAGCTGTTTCCTTTAAAAAACATTCCAAATTGGAATCCAGTCCTTCTGCGATTCTTTCTGCTATGCATTTGGAACTAAAAACCATTATTTTCAAACACCATATTTCTGCCTGTGTACTTCGTCTTTATCCCAAAGAAAGAAAGGTAGAGTTTAGTTTTGCAGGCCATCCCCCAGTTGTATTTTGGAAAGAAGATGAACGAGTGATGAAACTCGTAAAAGATGAAATGTACCCCATCCTTTTACTAGATCATTGGGAAGGGAAAACCATTTCTAAAACATTTGAGCCTGGAGATCGTTTGCTTTTATATTCTGATGGAATTTATGAATTAGAAGAAGAGACAGGTGGTTATATTGGTCTTGATGTTTTTTTACAAGAACTCTCTGAGATGATTTCTGTTTCGGATACAACCGATACTTTACTCAAAAAAATGATCGCTAATTGTCTCATAGACAAAGAACGAATCATTCATGATGACATTGCTGTTTTGTTTATGGAATTTTAATTTTCTCTGTCTGCAAGATCAAGTGCTTTGGCATCTGCTTCTGGATACTTTGTCAAATATTCCGAAACAATTTTCTTTTTCCCATCAAGCCGGTCCAAATGGTTCTCAATGATATGACCAAAATCCAATTTGCCAGTCACAATTTCATACCGTTCGGTTTCAATGGTTCCTAAGTCCAAATCAACGGGTACTTCATTTGCTTTGTCAGCATACTCTTTTGCTTTTTCCCAATAGGGGATGGCTTCTTTATAAAATGCTTCCGCCACTCCAAAACTTTCTTTGAGTTCATGTGCAAAATCTAAATTATAAAAATAAACATGTCTTTTGTCAAATTTGGAGGCAAGTCTCATGTAGGAACGCATGATTTGAATGTTGATATGCATAAACATCAAATTACGATATTTGTAGTATTCTTGTTCTGTTTTGGTTTCACACAAAGAATGTTTTGGGTGGCGGAATCGTTTCCCTAAAGCAATTTTTAACCAATAGATATTTTTTCTGATTTCATTATCGTTATAATGTTGTTTGAGATTGTACAACTCATAAAAATCTTCCAAATACTTTGGTTCCCATTTATGGAGTTTGTAAGGCACCCAATCTGAAAATTTTGTATAAGGTCCATTTTTTTCGTATTCGTAGTTGTAATCGATATCGGTTTCCCAGGCACCAAGGGAATGGGAAAACAAGGATAGAACGAGCGCAATTGAAATGACAAATCCTTGTTTCACCTTAAAAGTATCGGTAAAACGGGCAGATTCCCTAATGGGATTCTTATTTTAGAGGGAAGACTTCTGCCACCCATTGGTACCCGACACCCCGGACATTTCGGATGGATTCTTCTCCCAAAGCATCCCGAAGTCGTACAATTGCATTGTCTATGGTCCTTTCTGTAGGAAAACTTTCTTCTCCAACAATATTGTCTAAAATTTCCGAACGGCTGAAGACCTTTCTCACATCGGAAAGTAGGAGTGCGAGGAGGGCACAATCACGTTTGGAAAGTAAAACAGAAGACCCATCTGCTTGTTTTACAAGGAAGGAATCTAGGTGGATTTCCGACTCGTTCATTTTCCATTTTTGTCCGAAGTGTGGGCGAGTTTGGGCAACCACTCGTTCCAGTCGGATCAGAAATTCTTTTAAGTGGAAGGGTTTGGGAATGAATTCAGCGGCCCCAAGTTCAAATCCACGAAGTCTTTCTTGGGCACCTGCTTGTGCAGTGAGAAATAAA
Protein-coding regions in this window:
- the smpB gene encoding SsrA-binding protein, encoding MGKTKKDDKPRGTDPLINKKAKFNFELLDSFEAGVVLTGSEVKSLREKKGNLTDCFAKIRNGEVFLENFQIPPYKNGGYANHPEIRPRKLLLKAKEIEKIDRSIKEKGLVLVATRCFFKNNRLVKIDVALAKPKKLYDKREDIQKKEAKIDMERAMKEHLRK
- the der gene encoding ribosome biogenesis GTPase Der — encoded protein: MKGLPVVTIVGRQNVGKSTLFNAILRAQSAITENTAGVTRDVLQKTVERSEFKIPFTLSDTPGLDIENIDEISKEIIEIAFEHLRNSDLILHVIDHKDLRKYDHRLIELFKKDEILKDKMVLTLINKVDTEQDEYDLEPFYKLGLNELLPISALGRRNFDLLYQKINFFLPDKIKMPEDPYCKIAIIGKPNSGKSSLLNTFLGYKRAVVSDVPGTTRDSVSDQFYFQNQKLEIIDTAGIRRKSKTGESLEFYSYKRTLHSLGEADVVVLLVDAMKGLGEFDKKIFGEIQELGKPMIVAVNKWDLVPEKESNSWKHYKDRMEAKLSILKERPLISLSAKEKVRTHKLLESVVALYEKSQKKLTTRALNDWLSKWGGKNKVQKASNRPPKVYYATQVSQIPFKILFFVNDTKLFPSNILSFYRKSIVAEFGLDGLAVEIELRNRNEGKEGKE
- the plsY gene encoding glycerol-3-phosphate 1-O-acyltransferase PlsY, which produces MILAAILLSYLLGGIPVGYLLAKQVRGIDIREHGSRNIGATNVGRVIGWKYGIIALFLDALKGAIPVVAASYIESPYSLTTTEILLGSVAILGHTFTPFLHFKGGKGVATALGVYMTLVPIVTVCAVVIFFIVYKISGFVSLGSILATLSMPIWYFGTTKYIPDSEYHPVIFFVLVATFFLISYSHRENIKRLVLGKELRATQNAN
- a CDS encoding motility associated factor glycosyltransferase family protein, producing the protein MSQIIDPISSEIFERKPYLQNYFRNFASDLHWELGSAKKPGEYYVSLNGEPLSSSFSPLTQAIRLLDTYSLRSTDIVILFGLGNPHLIQKISETLAPGQIFILIGDDETLIPVIWDKILIPVLKIPGRHLFSGDAFFPLFFNYLESLPIERVSGLKVIRNPTDTNRNLVFRELEEKTQTVFSAKMSDLLTKFEFERLWIKNSIWNLVHVGKETPIRYPISSLREKFKGLTAVLVSAGPSLRKNLSWLQSVRDKVFVLSCDTSLKVLIKAGIEADGVVTLDAQTNSFFHFMGESLTQIPLFADLVSSPTLLREPMFQSVVHSVTAKYQVDAEGSLVREVTAGGELAEQVFHEVGDIQSGGSVATTAFDMLRYMGFTSVYFLGQDLAYSGREIHSTGTHHNEKWLTLINRKNSLERINEVIIRKRETRFVPRAGNEGSVLTDYVLDLYRHWFEESATTVTEMKLFNVNEDGAEITGIKSLSPEKAKENLNEIPNHNYPWKELPIWKINSKNKNGFENSQSNDTSRSKTNQGKTKNHKEIPSYLNPQGSENLYNRIQKDLEFMEEGLKKFEENTQIQSFQESDIWIWMREQSYLRRMVRKTEIYILRHKDLELVRKNQLMIQSIKKEIRYLKRSLYPMMDSFPEKG
- a CDS encoding chromosome segregation SMC family protein, giving the protein MHLKSLSIVGFKTFADETEINFDPGFTAVVGPNGSGKSNIVDSVKWVFGEKSAKGLRGEKMDDVIFHGTESRRAAGFAEVSILFDNDDHFFNIDYPSVKITRRLYPDGENEYYLNDIRTTRKDIEKTLLDTGIGKSSYSILEQGRVDQILNSKPEERRAIFEEAAGVSRFKLDRKEATKKLDDTNQNLLRIQDIMNSMVKDLEVKEKQSEKAEQYFKLKSDLDESDKNLRFLKLRDFKRRMKKSDEDLLEIREKNKSILSLIQNETNLISEKETTKEAKEREIAEIDKKLFDHLSKSQIQKEKIAKNKTFILEYELRIGEILSALETENQATIRLEVEKRAIELENERQREIQSTLQEEIQSLESKRVSLELSIKEEEKSIEEKEGRIGENEKRHIILREKQKTVILELIQELENKKRESREGEEIRNADKADLLSDLNLYQNKLESALKNLESSMVNDGISNLKEIQLSRYSEKLTSFLKREDDFRNLLFDKDGILSKKESIDQEIEDLILENENLTRGIRDNQSNIILHRSHWEETRTHIVELEKKLLESNSRLENQQKEIAVLDERIGEIEKRILGAKEQESVIREKKDSLEKEVEVLEKEIEESYQEFLSMSRILESEKETLQSLVEEISGIKSNITKNQEVFQNLLPLLSEKERTSSALKVQIDSLVEELYNDYSLTDSELETERGGLELDQKAEERRLRSAKSEIQLLGSINPLAIEEYRNIKEIYEHNLKQKVDIESSKKDIEEVLKRINEESEKLFQETFEKIKQNFQETFSTLFNGGRATLELTEKEDSLNSGVEIMAEPPGKHVQNLRLLSGGEKSLTAIALLFAIYMVKPSPFCFLDEIDAALDEANKLRFCQILDRFKDKTQFIVVSHAQSTISRANAIFGVTNEEPGISKILSLRLDEAKSLSKQITQKTGTDN
- a CDS encoding Cys-rich protein; translation: MKKTNRLFSILVLVLFTGSIQAADFPKCKEACDKFYSCTVQVNPNASEEQKSTLKRGCEFNCNRPKYYNKIAGCLTGGDSCKAFSSCIMKEMQANK